From the genome of Flavobacterium luteolum, one region includes:
- a CDS encoding Ig-like domain-containing protein gives MLKNTLKYIAFIVLISMISCAKRGSITGGLKDTLPPVLTSSFPKNFSTNFKESTITLNFDEYVKLKNTNKQLIISPPLKNEPLITPMSVSKFIKIELRDTLLPNTTYSLNFGQAIQDNNEGNALNQFKYIFSTGSHIDSLKLNGRIKDSYGKYVDNFVSVMLYEVNDKFKDSTIYKDFPRYITNTLDSMRTFQFENLKEGKYLLVALKDKGSNNKFNPKDDKIGFLKNYITVPSDTVYELELFKETLPLKTFKPIQASGNRLYLPYEGKQDFKKSQPKITLKNGNEVLETIVTQFPKKDSLQVWYKPVKADSLSMEVEKGDYKKRFSFKIKALKKDTLNIKAVQNGQLNFRDRFTLETETPLVKFDKSKIKLVNKDSVAVPYTTEYDVFDQKLYFDFKKEPLDKYSFTFLPGALTDFYEKTNDTLSYKLSTKEYADYGNIILNLKNVKRFPIIVELTNKKGDVVLAEGYSEGATTLEFNLLQPDMFTVRIIYDDNKNKVYDTGNFLEKRYAEEVFYNQEEFDVRANWDRNETIDLSIPFNPEVEKKQDDKKKKEAEKKRKAF, from the coding sequence ATGTTGAAAAACACTCTAAAATATATTGCATTTATAGTTTTAATATCAATGATAAGCTGCGCAAAAAGAGGCAGTATTACCGGCGGTTTAAAAGATACGCTACCTCCTGTTTTAACATCTAGCTTTCCAAAAAATTTCAGCACCAATTTTAAAGAAAGTACAATCACTTTAAATTTTGACGAATATGTCAAACTTAAAAACACCAACAAGCAGCTGATTATTTCTCCGCCTTTAAAAAATGAGCCATTAATTACACCTATGAGTGTCAGCAAATTTATAAAGATTGAACTTCGAGATACTTTGCTGCCAAACACAACTTACAGTTTAAATTTTGGGCAAGCTATTCAGGATAATAACGAAGGAAATGCTTTAAATCAGTTCAAATATATTTTTTCAACAGGATCGCATATTGATTCGCTTAAATTGAATGGAAGAATTAAAGATTCTTACGGAAAATATGTTGACAATTTTGTTTCTGTGATGCTATACGAAGTAAATGATAAATTCAAAGATTCTACCATTTACAAAGATTTTCCACGCTATATTACCAATACTTTAGATAGTATGCGAACTTTTCAGTTTGAAAATTTAAAGGAAGGAAAATATCTTTTGGTTGCTTTAAAAGACAAAGGATCAAATAACAAATTTAACCCGAAAGACGATAAAATTGGTTTTCTAAAAAATTATATCACAGTTCCTTCAGATACGGTTTACGAATTAGAATTATTTAAAGAAACACTTCCACTAAAAACATTCAAACCTATTCAGGCTTCTGGAAACCGTCTGTATCTTCCGTATGAAGGAAAACAGGATTTTAAGAAATCACAACCAAAAATTACCCTAAAAAACGGCAATGAAGTTCTGGAAACTATAGTAACCCAATTCCCTAAAAAGGATTCGTTGCAAGTTTGGTACAAACCTGTAAAAGCCGATTCGCTATCAATGGAAGTTGAGAAAGGAGATTACAAAAAGAGATTTTCTTTTAAAATTAAAGCCTTAAAAAAAGACACTTTAAATATTAAAGCAGTGCAAAATGGTCAGCTTAATTTTAGAGACCGTTTTACATTGGAAACTGAAACTCCATTGGTAAAATTTGATAAATCTAAAATCAAATTGGTTAACAAAGATTCTGTTGCAGTTCCTTACACGACAGAATACGACGTATTTGACCAAAAGCTTTATTTTGATTTCAAAAAAGAACCTCTAGACAAATACAGTTTTACTTTCTTGCCAGGCGCTTTGACCGATTTTTACGAAAAAACAAACGATACTTTATCGTACAAACTCAGCACTAAAGAATATGCCGATTACGGAAATATCATTTTGAATCTGAAAAATGTAAAACGTTTCCCTATAATTGTCGAATTGACCAATAAAAAAGGAGATGTTGTTTTAGCCGAAGGATATTCTGAAGGCGCAACTACTTTAGAGTTCAATTTGTTGCAGCCTGACATGTTTACGGTTCGTATTATTTATGATGACAATAAAAATAAAGTGTACGACACTGGAAACTTCTTAGAAAAGAGATATGCCGAAGAAGTATTTTACAATCAGGAAGAATTTGATGTCCGTGCCAATTGGGACAGGAACGAAACCATCGACTTAAGCATTCCGTTTAATCCTGAGGTCGAGAAAAAACAAGACGATAAAAAGAAAAAAGAAGCAGAAAAGAAACGGAAAGCTTTTTAA
- a CDS encoding nitrilase family protein produces the protein MKIALIQTDLFWQDASKNRENFDSKINEIDSEVNLIVLPEMFSTGFTMNASEVAETMQGETIGWMKLKARQKKAAITGSVVIAENGEYYNRMIFVFPSGEIQYYDKRHSFSLAGEDKVYTRGNQKVIVDYLDWKICLQVCYDLRFPVFVRNTENYDLILYVANWPKVRTNAWDALLKARAIENLSYVIGVNRIGKDAHHFEHIGHSQAIDFLGNYILEPQEKNGVFVVELDKNTMYETRKKLDFLSDKDQFEIKL, from the coding sequence ATGAAAATTGCTTTAATCCAAACTGATCTTTTTTGGCAAGATGCCAGTAAAAACCGAGAAAACTTCGATTCAAAAATCAATGAAATCGATTCGGAAGTAAATTTGATTGTGCTTCCAGAAATGTTTTCGACCGGATTTACAATGAATGCTTCTGAAGTTGCAGAAACGATGCAGGGCGAAACTATTGGTTGGATGAAATTGAAAGCAAGACAAAAAAAGGCTGCAATTACTGGAAGTGTTGTCATCGCGGAGAATGGAGAATATTACAATCGTATGATTTTTGTTTTTCCGTCAGGCGAAATCCAGTATTACGATAAACGTCATTCATTCTCTCTGGCAGGTGAGGACAAAGTGTATACACGCGGAAATCAAAAAGTTATTGTAGACTATCTGGATTGGAAAATATGTCTGCAGGTTTGTTACGATTTGAGATTTCCGGTTTTTGTGCGCAATACAGAAAATTACGATCTGATTTTATATGTCGCCAATTGGCCAAAAGTGCGTACCAATGCTTGGGATGCTTTGCTAAAAGCACGTGCTATCGAAAATCTTTCGTACGTAATTGGAGTAAATAGAATAGGGAAAGATGCTCACCATTTTGAACATATTGGACATTCGCAAGCAATAGATTTCTTAGGGAATTATATTTTAGAACCGCAAGAAAAAAATGGTGTTTTTGTCGTAGAATTAGACAAAAACACCATGTATGAAACGCGTAAAAAATTAGATTTTCTAAGCGATAAAGATCAGTTCGAAATCAAACTTTAA